A genomic region of Ruficoccus amylovorans contains the following coding sequences:
- a CDS encoding protein arginine kinase → MTIKPLLDANAELTSGGAPGEPIVMSSRIRLARNLDGRAFPGWAKKAQRREILSACEKAVAQLPQMQNGTVLRLDDLSELERQVLVERHLISRELSQGEPSAGVIISRDQACSIMINEEDHLRIQVLRTGHGFDDIWKVIEAIDNRLETLLDFAFTAQLGYLTACPTNLGTGMRASVMLHLPGLVMANHMEKVIRAVNQMGMVVRGLFGEGSDATGSIFQISNQQTLGESEQEIIARLEHEAIGSIIEQEKNARALLLESKPEKIRDKIGRAYGILQNGHLLSSAEAMSHLSLLRLGIDCGFIAESWRGPIDRLLIEMQPGHIQLAAHESIESDMRDTARARLLREETRRIPPLDFET, encoded by the coding sequence ATGACGATAAAACCCCTTCTTGACGCCAACGCCGAGCTTACCAGCGGCGGGGCACCGGGGGAACCCATCGTGATGAGTTCCCGCATCCGGCTCGCGCGCAACCTCGACGGACGCGCCTTTCCCGGCTGGGCCAAAAAGGCGCAACGGCGGGAAATTCTGTCCGCCTGCGAGAAGGCCGTGGCACAGCTCCCCCAGATGCAGAACGGCACCGTCCTGCGCCTGGACGATCTTTCCGAGCTGGAGCGGCAGGTGCTCGTCGAGCGTCACCTCATCAGCCGCGAGCTTTCCCAGGGAGAACCTTCCGCCGGGGTCATCATCAGCCGCGACCAGGCCTGCTCGATCATGATTAACGAGGAGGACCATCTGCGCATCCAGGTGCTGCGGACCGGTCACGGCTTTGACGATATCTGGAAGGTGATCGAGGCCATCGACAACCGGCTCGAAACCCTGCTCGACTTTGCCTTTACCGCGCAACTGGGCTACCTCACGGCCTGCCCGACCAACCTGGGCACGGGCATGCGGGCCTCCGTCATGCTGCACCTGCCCGGCCTCGTCATGGCCAACCACATGGAAAAAGTCATCCGGGCCGTCAACCAGATGGGCATGGTCGTGCGCGGGCTTTTCGGCGAAGGCTCGGACGCCACCGGAAGTATTTTCCAGATTTCCAACCAGCAGACCCTCGGCGAGAGCGAGCAGGAAATTATCGCCCGGCTTGAGCACGAGGCCATCGGCTCGATCATCGAGCAGGAAAAGAACGCCCGCGCCCTTCTGCTGGAGAGTAAACCGGAAAAAATCCGGGACAAGATCGGGCGTGCCTACGGAATTTTGCAAAACGGGCATCTTTTAAGCTCTGCTGAAGCCATGAGCCACTTGTCGCTCCTGAGATTGGGCATCGACTGCGGGTTTATCGCCGAGAGCTGGCGGGGCCCGATTGACCGCCTGTTGATTGAAATGCAACCCGGCCACATCCAGTTGGCCGCCCACGAATCCATCGAGAGCGACATGCGCGACACGGCCCGCGCCCGCCTTTTGCGGGAAGAAACCCGCCGCATCCCGCCTCTTGACTTTGAAACGTGA
- the dnaB gene encoding replicative DNA helicase has translation MPKAAAFKSSSDEPRRRKESPAASRRVPYSIDMEQALLGAIILEGGAETMAICVQERVRPECFYNVRHQLIYKAMFGLYEKQDPIDEITLSDRLRKDGNFEDAGGDAYLVELSNRIDTHAHLPYYIQRVRDTYLLREVIRLSNEAIEGAYDETQDVDSFLEKTEQNIFSISETRIVDSAQPLEKSIDDAVQLVNNMIQNKGEITGVTTGFADLDKMTTGWHEGEMIVVAARPSMGKTSIALNMIEPAICGRPGREPVGALMFSLEMPSEQLAMRLLCSRARVNMTKLRDGFVPKEKQQDIVRAAQELKNSPLMIDDSSGLNILELRAKARRVASQMKGKLGLIAVDYIQLVAGTDSRIPREQQIAEISRGMKGMAKELRVPVIVLAQLNREAEKEKRQPRISDLRESGSIEQDADVVLLLSKPRDYNEEEDMAAEAVARDLIVAKQRNGPIGTVPLYFIKHLTRFENSQRHSA, from the coding sequence ATGCCCAAAGCCGCCGCTTTCAAGTCCTCCTCCGACGAACCTCGCCGCCGCAAGGAATCGCCCGCCGCCTCCCGTCGCGTGCCCTACAGCATCGACATGGAGCAGGCGCTGCTCGGGGCGATCATCCTGGAGGGCGGAGCCGAGACGATGGCCATCTGCGTGCAGGAGCGCGTGCGCCCGGAGTGCTTTTACAACGTCCGCCACCAGCTTATCTACAAGGCCATGTTCGGCCTCTACGAGAAGCAGGACCCCATCGACGAAATCACGCTCAGCGACCGCCTGCGCAAGGACGGTAACTTCGAGGACGCCGGAGGCGACGCCTATCTGGTCGAGCTTTCCAACCGTATCGACACCCACGCGCACCTGCCGTACTATATTCAGCGCGTGCGCGACACCTACCTGTTGCGCGAGGTCATCCGCCTCTCCAACGAGGCCATCGAGGGCGCTTACGACGAAACCCAGGACGTGGACTCGTTTCTGGAAAAGACCGAGCAGAACATTTTCTCCATCAGCGAGACGCGGATCGTGGACTCGGCCCAGCCGCTGGAAAAGTCCATCGACGACGCCGTCCAGTTGGTCAACAACATGATCCAGAACAAGGGCGAGATCACCGGTGTCACCACCGGTTTCGCCGATCTGGACAAGATGACCACCGGCTGGCACGAGGGCGAAATGATTGTCGTGGCCGCCCGCCCGTCCATGGGTAAGACCTCCATCGCGCTCAACATGATCGAGCCCGCCATCTGCGGCCGACCGGGCCGGGAGCCCGTCGGGGCGCTGATGTTTTCGCTGGAAATGCCCTCTGAGCAGTTGGCCATGCGTCTGCTGTGCTCGCGTGCCCGGGTCAACATGACCAAGCTGCGCGACGGCTTCGTGCCCAAGGAAAAGCAGCAGGACATCGTCCGGGCGGCGCAGGAGTTGAAAAACTCCCCGCTCATGATCGACGACAGCTCCGGCCTGAACATCCTGGAACTGCGCGCCAAGGCCCGCCGTGTGGCCAGCCAGATGAAGGGTAAGCTCGGCCTCATCGCGGTGGACTACATCCAGCTCGTGGCCGGGACCGATTCGCGGATACCGCGCGAACAGCAAATCGCGGAAATTTCCCGCGGCATGAAGGGCATGGCCAAGGAATTACGCGTGCCCGTCATCGTTCTGGCCCAGCTCAACCGAGAGGCCGAAAAAGAAAAACGCCAGCCCCGAATTTCGGACCTGCGCGAGTCCGGCTCTATTGAGCAGGACGCCGACGTGGTCCTGCTCTTATCCAAGCCCCGCGACTACAACGAAGAGGAAGATATGGCCGCCGAAGCGGTAGCGCGGGATTTAATCGTTGCCAAACAGCGAAACGGCCCCATAGGAACTGTTCCTTTATATTTCATCAAGCACCTGACGCGTTTTGAAAATTCACAGAGACACTCTGCTTAG
- a CDS encoding histidine phosphatase family protein produces the protein MDTPATPKTIITVQHPESEHHLNGMVGSWGDWALTERGREQAENIGLNLARELKGRRCALYVSTLRRARQTAEIISGHLDVMPVAMDRLRERNLGAAVGQSVAWLRENIEQPERTVEDRCFSDAESRRDVWDRLYPFFDELLSSDVETAVIVSHGDTLALFNAMWLRQDPEFLNGCDLFGLSGGVTFLHQTVEGRRVIRCMSDLSFMQAPE, from the coding sequence ATGGATACGCCCGCAACGCCCAAGACGATTATCACCGTCCAGCACCCCGAGTCCGAGCACCACCTCAACGGCATGGTGGGCTCGTGGGGCGACTGGGCCTTGACCGAGCGGGGCCGCGAGCAGGCCGAAAATATCGGGCTCAACCTCGCCCGCGAGTTGAAGGGGCGACGTTGCGCACTCTACGTCTCCACCCTGCGGCGGGCGCGGCAGACGGCGGAAATCATCAGCGGCCATCTCGACGTGATGCCGGTGGCGATGGACCGCCTGCGCGAGCGCAACCTCGGGGCGGCGGTTGGCCAGTCGGTGGCCTGGCTGCGGGAAAACATCGAGCAGCCCGAGCGCACGGTTGAGGACCGCTGTTTCTCCGACGCCGAGTCGCGCCGGGATGTCTGGGACCGGCTTTACCCCTTTTTCGATGAACTGCTCTCAAGCGACGTGGAAACGGCGGTCATCGTTTCGCACGGCGACACGCTGGCGCTTTTCAATGCCATGTGGCTGCGGCAGGACCCGGAGTTTCTCAACGGCTGCGACCTCTTCGGGCTCAGCGGCGGGGTCACGTTCCTGCACCAGACGGTCGAGGGCCGCCGCGTCATCCGCTGCATGAGCGACTTGTCGTTCATGCAAGCGCCGGAGTAA
- a CDS encoding UvrB/UvrC motif-containing protein, which yields MGESLVCDICGKLATVHLTQIINNQIQKVDLCEECAQQKGVTDPEGFSLADFMAKNIEATAGPDAVAGSSLVCPSCGCTPRDFKRTGRLGCPECYEAFDSLIKPMLKNMHRGDHHTGKVPHELLHRVGLRKAINRLQDQLAHAVEQEKYEDAARYRDELDQLKSQSQPEPPAR from the coding sequence ATGGGTGAATCGCTAGTATGTGACATCTGCGGCAAGCTTGCCACGGTGCACCTGACGCAGATTATCAATAATCAGATCCAGAAAGTGGACCTGTGCGAGGAGTGTGCCCAGCAAAAGGGCGTCACCGACCCGGAAGGCTTTTCCCTGGCTGACTTTATGGCGAAAAACATCGAGGCCACCGCCGGCCCCGACGCGGTCGCGGGTTCGTCCCTGGTCTGCCCTTCGTGCGGGTGCACGCCGCGCGACTTCAAGCGCACGGGCCGCCTGGGCTGCCCGGAGTGCTACGAAGCCTTTGATTCCCTGATCAAGCCGATGCTCAAGAACATGCACCGGGGCGACCACCACACCGGTAAAGTCCCCCATGAACTGCTGCACCGCGTCGGCCTGCGCAAGGCCATTAACCGCCTGCAGGACCAGCTCGCCCATGCCGTCGAGCAGGAAAAATACGAGGACGCCGCGCGTTACCGCGACGAGCTTGACCAGTTAAAATCCCAATCCCAGCCCGAGCCTCCGGCTCGATGA
- a CDS encoding ATP-dependent Clp protease ATP-binding subunit: MPEPMNNFTPRAQQVLALARKEADRFHHNYVGTEHLLLGLINLGQGVAVNVLQKMGLDLETVRSAVEKQVGTGPETKPSGNIPYTPRVKKVLALAGKEAKALNHSYIGTEHILLGLLREGEGVAARVLKSLDVDIEQCRNAILAELDPNFAGEPGEEPTGAGSGPTQASAAEEKKEVKTPALKAFGRDLTELARNGELDPVIGRKQEIRRVIQILCRRTKNNPVLIGEAGVGKTAIVEGLAQEISSGIVPELLADKRVITLDLALMVAGTKYRGQFEERIKAVMDEIRRAKNIIIFIDELHTIVGAGAAEGAMDASNIFKPSLSRGELQCIGATTLAEYRKYIEKDSALDRRFQSVKVEAPNIEDTVKILKGIRSKYEDHHKVIYTDEALEAAAKLSDRYITARYLPDKAIDVLDEAGSRARIESLNRPPEIEDMAKEIEDVCSLKEEAISKQHFEEAAKYRDREKQLRAKREEMIEEWKQNREEKQITVDIDDLHRVVSDWTGIPLTRMEQAESKKLLALESELQKVIIGQDPATEVIAKALRRSRADLKDPRRPIGSFMFMGPTGVGKTHLAKILAEQMFGDMDSLIQIDMSEYMEKFAVSRLIGSPPGYVGYEEGGQLTEAVRRKPYSCVLFDEIEKAHPDVIQLLLQVLEDGRLTDSLGRTVDFRNTILIMTSNVGADILQKNSAMGFDMGIDTMRDFDKAKDRILDETKRVFKPEFLNRLTEIVIFRPLSKEHMIKIVDLELAKVQKRLKNQDIHIHVDAPAKEFLIENGYDEKYGARPLRRAVERHLEDPLAEAILRGEVKSGDPIQVTLDGDKLVFTQTTAVG, encoded by the coding sequence ATGCCGGAGCCAATGAACAACTTCACCCCCCGTGCCCAGCAGGTCCTGGCGCTCGCGCGCAAGGAGGCTGACCGTTTTCACCACAACTACGTCGGAACCGAGCACCTGCTGCTCGGCCTGATCAATCTCGGCCAGGGGGTGGCCGTGAACGTCCTGCAGAAGATGGGGCTGGACCTTGAAACCGTCCGCTCAGCCGTCGAAAAGCAGGTCGGTACCGGGCCTGAAACCAAGCCCAGCGGTAACATCCCCTATACCCCGCGCGTCAAAAAGGTCCTCGCCCTCGCGGGCAAGGAAGCCAAGGCGCTCAACCATTCCTACATCGGCACCGAACACATCCTGCTCGGCCTCTTGCGCGAGGGTGAGGGCGTGGCTGCCCGCGTCCTCAAGAGCCTGGACGTGGACATCGAACAGTGCCGCAACGCCATTTTGGCCGAACTCGACCCGAACTTCGCCGGTGAGCCCGGCGAGGAGCCGACCGGCGCGGGCTCCGGCCCGACCCAGGCCAGTGCCGCCGAGGAAAAGAAGGAGGTCAAGACCCCCGCGCTGAAGGCATTTGGCCGCGACCTGACCGAGCTGGCCCGCAACGGCGAGCTGGACCCGGTCATTGGCCGCAAGCAGGAGATCCGCCGGGTCATCCAGATCCTCTGCCGCCGCACCAAGAACAACCCTGTCCTCATCGGGGAAGCCGGGGTCGGCAAGACCGCCATCGTCGAAGGGCTGGCGCAGGAAATTTCTTCCGGTATCGTGCCTGAACTCCTCGCGGACAAGCGTGTTATCACGCTCGACCTCGCCCTCATGGTCGCCGGCACCAAGTACCGCGGCCAGTTTGAGGAGCGGATCAAGGCTGTGATGGACGAAATCCGCCGGGCCAAGAACATCATCATCTTCATCGACGAGCTTCACACGATCGTCGGGGCCGGGGCTGCCGAAGGTGCCATGGACGCCTCGAACATCTTCAAGCCCTCCCTTAGCCGGGGCGAACTCCAGTGCATCGGCGCGACTACGCTGGCCGAGTACCGCAAGTACATCGAAAAGGACAGCGCCCTGGACCGCCGCTTCCAGTCCGTCAAGGTCGAGGCCCCGAACATCGAGGACACGGTCAAGATACTGAAGGGCATCCGCAGCAAGTACGAGGATCACCACAAGGTTATCTACACCGACGAGGCCCTCGAAGCCGCGGCCAAGCTTTCCGACCGCTACATCACCGCCCGGTACCTGCCGGACAAGGCGATTGACGTGCTCGACGAGGCCGGTTCACGCGCCCGCATCGAGTCGCTCAACCGCCCGCCCGAGATCGAGGACATGGCCAAGGAAATCGAGGACGTGTGCTCGCTCAAGGAAGAGGCCATCAGCAAGCAGCATTTCGAGGAAGCGGCCAAGTACCGCGACCGCGAGAAGCAGCTTCGCGCCAAGCGTGAGGAGATGATCGAAGAGTGGAAACAGAACCGCGAGGAGAAGCAGATCACCGTCGATATCGACGACCTGCACCGCGTTGTTTCCGACTGGACGGGCATCCCGCTCACCCGCATGGAGCAGGCCGAGAGCAAGAAGCTCCTCGCCCTCGAAAGTGAACTTCAGAAGGTCATCATCGGGCAGGACCCGGCCACCGAGGTCATTGCCAAGGCCCTGCGCCGCTCACGGGCGGACCTCAAGGACCCGCGCCGCCCGATTGGCTCGTTCATGTTCATGGGGCCGACCGGAGTGGGTAAGACTCACCTGGCCAAGATCCTGGCCGAGCAGATGTTCGGCGACATGGATTCGCTTATCCAGATCGACATGTCCGAGTACATGGAGAAGTTCGCGGTCAGCCGCCTGATCGGCTCACCTCCGGGCTACGTCGGGTACGAGGAAGGGGGCCAGCTCACCGAGGCCGTCCGCCGCAAGCCGTACTCCTGTGTCCTCTTTGACGAGATCGAAAAGGCCCACCCGGACGTTATCCAGCTCCTCCTGCAGGTGCTCGAAGACGGTCGCCTGACCGACAGCCTCGGCCGCACGGTGGACTTCCGCAACACGATCCTCATCATGACTTCGAACGTCGGCGCCGATATTCTCCAGAAGAACAGCGCCATGGGCTTCGACATGGGCATCGACACGATGCGCGATTTCGACAAGGCCAAGGACCGGATCCTCGACGAGACCAAACGCGTCTTCAAGCCCGAGTTCCTCAACCGCCTGACCGAGATCGTGATCTTCCGCCCGCTCTCCAAGGAGCACATGATCAAGATCGTGGACCTCGAACTGGCCAAGGTACAGAAGCGCCTCAAGAACCAGGACATCCACATCCATGTGGATGCTCCGGCCAAGGAGTTTCTCATCGAGAACGGCTACGACGAAAAGTACGGTGCGCGTCCGCTGCGCCGTGCGGTCGAACGCCACCTCGAAGACCCGCTGGCCGAGGCCATCCTGCGCGGAGAGGTCAAGTCTGGCGACCCGATCCAGGTCACGCTCGACGGCGACAAGCTCGTCTTCACCCAGACCACCGCCGTCGGCTAG
- the bamA gene encoding outer membrane protein assembly factor BamA, with product MKIHRDTLLRLRYFLVISLLISVFSPGPAFAQQAEESEAIVGEIEVIFEGVKTVSVENIMAHVRLRVGEPFSQNLVDQSIRALYQTGNFEFIEVRRQALPDGRLGVAFIVVPKYRVSQILFEGNNNEDDSDLQDEIETQVGLPLDEVQVKRDATTLYHYLQKRGYTNAKVSYEIERNEQLGTGVVVFEIDEGDRLEINNIEFTGNEHVESSDLRSQMETTEYIWLVSWIMGTGRLQEEIFQDDLEKLRTYYKDLGYLDVEIPESEVVLEYPDSGELNVVINVHEGRRYYIGDINVEGNKLFPSDELLRVMNLRTGDPFSPSRIDQNVEILKDYYGQVGYLDTFVRVERYPNIEGGTIDLKFIVTEGERFRVESINLQGNTKTRSRVIVRELALAPGDTFDLVRMKSSQARLENTRFFDEVRLSPEATNIPGRRNLRITVKEGQTGNLTFGAGFSSVESIVGFVELSQSNFDIFSPNNWFQGGGQKFRLRLSIGSQSNQILLAFEEPWLWERELAGGFELYRTESNYLATYYDELRMGAQFYLRKRLFELVEGKIFYQVEEVDIKNVDTTAPLVVQNEAGNRSVSKVGIEFLRDTRNNLVFPDRGSRLESLTEFAGGPLGGQTDYVRQVFSGAVWIKTFDWANQVISFRGRTGTVIPYDNNVVPFFDQFFLGGPYSLRGFQYRDVGPKQSDPTQPGYGDPVGGQTMAYASIEYTFQILEPLRFALFYDWGYVNSGDLNWDPNAYNDDYGFGIRLLLMGAPLNIDFGFPRKSDQFNNKGMQFNFSFGTVF from the coding sequence TTGAAAATTCACAGAGACACTCTGCTTAGGCTCCGCTACTTTCTCGTTATCTCGCTATTAATTTCCGTTTTCTCGCCCGGCCCGGCTTTCGCCCAGCAGGCCGAGGAGTCGGAAGCAATAGTGGGAGAGATCGAGGTTATTTTCGAGGGCGTTAAAACCGTCAGCGTCGAAAATATCATGGCTCACGTGCGATTGCGCGTCGGCGAGCCTTTTAGCCAGAACCTGGTGGACCAGTCCATTCGGGCGCTCTACCAGACCGGGAATTTCGAGTTCATCGAGGTGCGCCGCCAGGCGCTGCCCGACGGACGGCTCGGGGTGGCCTTCATCGTCGTCCCGAAGTACCGCGTCTCGCAGATCCTCTTCGAGGGCAACAATAACGAGGACGACAGCGACCTGCAGGACGAGATCGAGACCCAGGTCGGCCTGCCGCTGGACGAGGTGCAGGTCAAGCGCGACGCCACCACCCTTTACCACTACCTCCAGAAGCGCGGCTACACCAACGCCAAGGTCTCCTACGAGATCGAGCGCAACGAGCAGCTCGGCACCGGGGTGGTCGTCTTCGAGATCGACGAGGGAGACCGGCTGGAGATCAACAACATCGAGTTTACCGGCAACGAGCACGTCGAATCCAGCGACCTGCGTAGCCAGATGGAGACCACCGAGTACATTTGGCTAGTCTCGTGGATCATGGGCACGGGCCGGCTGCAGGAAGAAATCTTTCAGGACGACCTGGAAAAGCTCCGCACGTATTATAAAGATCTCGGCTACCTCGACGTGGAAATCCCCGAGTCCGAAGTCGTGCTGGAGTACCCAGACAGCGGGGAGTTGAACGTCGTCATCAACGTGCATGAAGGCCGTCGCTACTACATCGGCGACATCAATGTCGAGGGCAACAAGCTCTTCCCGTCCGACGAGTTGCTGCGCGTCATGAACCTGCGCACCGGTGATCCCTTCTCCCCCAGCAGGATCGACCAGAATGTCGAGATCCTCAAGGACTACTACGGCCAGGTCGGCTATCTGGACACCTTTGTCCGGGTCGAGCGCTACCCGAATATCGAGGGCGGCACCATCGACCTGAAGTTCATCGTGACCGAAGGGGAGCGCTTCCGCGTTGAAAGCATCAACCTCCAGGGCAACACCAAAACCCGCAGCCGAGTCATCGTGCGCGAACTGGCCCTGGCCCCCGGCGACACCTTTGACCTTGTGCGCATGAAGAGCAGCCAGGCGCGCCTGGAGAACACCCGCTTCTTCGACGAGGTGCGCCTCTCTCCCGAGGCCACCAACATCCCCGGCCGCCGCAACCTGCGCATCACGGTCAAGGAAGGCCAGACCGGGAACCTGACCTTCGGGGCCGGTTTCAGCTCGGTCGAGTCGATTGTCGGCTTCGTCGAACTTTCGCAGAGCAATTTTGACATCTTCAGCCCGAATAACTGGTTCCAGGGGGGCGGCCAGAAGTTCCGTCTGCGCCTGTCCATCGGTTCGCAGTCCAACCAGATCCTGCTCGCCTTTGAAGAGCCCTGGCTCTGGGAACGCGAACTGGCCGGTGGTTTCGAGCTCTACCGCACGGAGAGCAACTACCTCGCCACCTACTACGACGAGTTGCGCATGGGCGCTCAGTTCTACCTGCGCAAGCGCCTCTTCGAACTGGTCGAGGGTAAGATTTTCTACCAGGTCGAAGAAGTTGACATCAAGAACGTGGACACCACGGCCCCGCTCGTCGTCCAGAACGAAGCCGGTAACCGCAGCGTGTCCAAGGTCGGGATCGAGTTCCTGCGCGACACCCGTAACAACCTCGTCTTCCCCGACCGCGGTTCGCGGCTGGAGAGCTTGACCGAGTTCGCCGGGGGGCCGCTGGGCGGCCAGACCGACTACGTACGCCAGGTCTTCAGCGGCGCGGTCTGGATCAAGACCTTCGACTGGGCCAATCAGGTGATCAGCTTCCGCGGCCGTACGGGTACGGTCATCCCTTACGACAATAACGTCGTGCCGTTCTTTGACCAGTTCTTCCTCGGCGGTCCGTACAGCCTGCGCGGCTTCCAGTACCGCGATGTCGGCCCGAAGCAGAGCGACCCGACCCAGCCCGGCTACGGCGACCCGGTCGGCGGCCAGACTATGGCCTACGCCTCGATTGAGTACACCTTCCAGATCCTTGAGCCGCTGCGTTTCGCGCTGTTCTATGACTGGGGCTATGTCAACTCGGGCGACCTCAACTGGGACCCGAACGCCTACAATGACGACTACGGCTTCGGCATCCGCCTGCTGCTGATGGGCGCTCCGCTGAACATCGACTTCGGTTTCCCGCGCAAGAGCGACCAGTTCAACAACAAGGGCATGCAGTTCAACTTCTCCTTCGGGACGGTTTTCTAG
- a CDS encoding alkaline phosphatase D family protein translates to MSHRPIPVFLALLLPLLLLGTHAQAQLQSGPLVGYVDMREAALWAQTDSATLVQFAYWPEGQPDQRATTPSALTRQEDDYAVTLIAGGLQPGTKYLYELLLDGKKAALDYDTSFSTPPDYRDRTPPPDFTVALGGGNYVNDKPFDPPNRIPGDSYHIMLAIMAKNPAFMLWLGNNITLREADWGSKSGMLARYHHNRALPELQPLVASVPSVATWSTHDFGPEGADRYFLGRNHAREAFRTYWPNPQYGLDEDLGLACSVRWGDAEFFVLDDRSFRDLTPLTAERRQILGEAQARWLLQSLRKSTATFKVIVMGSPFLNPAEHPDHYTAATQERDKLLQQITWAEISGLFFVSGGKDFGELTKVVRASAPDVYEVTVGPMTGRPSEDTGELNYFRVPNTTVFERQFATLRFHGPEDARQLTTTLYNADGIEQWSRTFNRSDMGAQ, encoded by the coding sequence ATGTCTCACCGCCCGATACCCGTCTTTCTCGCCCTTTTGCTCCCCCTCCTGCTGCTCGGCACACACGCGCAGGCCCAACTCCAGTCCGGACCGCTCGTCGGCTACGTGGACATGCGCGAGGCCGCCCTGTGGGCGCAGACCGACAGCGCCACGCTGGTGCAGTTCGCCTACTGGCCCGAGGGCCAGCCCGACCAGCGCGCCACCACCCCCTCCGCCCTCACCCGGCAGGAGGACGACTACGCCGTCACCCTCATCGCCGGAGGGCTCCAGCCCGGCACGAAATATCTTTACGAGCTTCTGCTCGACGGCAAAAAAGCCGCCCTCGACTACGACACGAGCTTCAGCACCCCGCCGGACTACCGGGACCGCACCCCGCCGCCGGACTTCACCGTGGCCCTCGGCGGCGGCAACTACGTCAACGACAAGCCCTTCGACCCGCCCAACCGCATCCCCGGCGACAGCTACCACATCATGCTCGCCATCATGGCCAAGAACCCGGCCTTCATGCTCTGGCTGGGCAACAACATCACCCTGCGCGAGGCCGACTGGGGCTCGAAGTCCGGCATGCTCGCCCGCTACCACCACAACCGCGCCCTGCCCGAGCTTCAGCCGCTGGTCGCCTCCGTGCCCAGCGTCGCCACCTGGAGCACCCACGATTTCGGCCCCGAGGGGGCGGACCGCTATTTCCTCGGGCGCAACCACGCCCGCGAAGCCTTCCGCACCTACTGGCCCAACCCGCAGTACGGGCTCGACGAAGACCTCGGCCTGGCCTGTTCGGTCCGTTGGGGCGACGCGGAATTCTTCGTTCTGGACGACCGGAGCTTCCGCGACCTGACCCCGCTCACCGCCGAGCGCCGCCAGATCCTCGGCGAAGCCCAGGCCCGCTGGCTGCTGCAATCCCTGCGCAAGAGCACCGCAACCTTCAAGGTCATCGTCATGGGCTCGCCCTTTCTCAACCCCGCCGAGCACCCCGACCACTACACCGCCGCCACCCAGGAGCGCGACAAGCTGCTCCAGCAGATCACCTGGGCCGAAATCAGCGGCCTGTTCTTTGTCAGCGGCGGCAAGGACTTCGGCGAGCTGACCAAGGTCGTCCGCGCCAGCGCCCCCGACGTTTACGAGGTCACGGTCGGCCCCATGACTGGCCGCCCCTCCGAAGACACCGGCGAGCTGAACTACTTCCGCGTCCCCAACACCACGGTCTTCGAGCGGCAGTTCGCCACCCTGCGCTTCCACGGCCCCGAGGACGCCCGCCAACTCACCACCACCCTCTACAACGCCGACGGCATCGAGCAGTGGTCCCGCACCTTCAACCGCTCCGACATGGGAGCGCAGTAG
- a CDS encoding DJ-1/PfpI family protein, protein MDRLTLGIVIFDEVEVLDYCGPFEVFSTVRLDEATRRDSLSPFDVRLIAEKPGPVTTSGGMRVWPDHALADCPRLDIVLVPGGWGTRRELENPVLLAWIRERAAEVRLLASVCTGSLLLGKAGLLAGKRATTHWKLLAWMAGLFPETEVVRDRHFVRDGSLWTSAGISAGIDMSLAIVADLLGEPLARATARHMEYAYPESDARRIELE, encoded by the coding sequence ATGGACAGGCTGACGCTGGGGATCGTTATTTTTGACGAGGTGGAGGTGCTCGATTATTGCGGGCCGTTCGAGGTGTTCTCGACCGTCCGGCTTGACGAGGCGACCCGTCGCGACTCGCTCTCGCCCTTCGATGTGCGCCTGATCGCGGAAAAGCCCGGTCCCGTCACGACATCAGGCGGTATGCGGGTCTGGCCGGACCATGCGCTGGCGGATTGCCCACGGCTGGACATCGTGCTGGTGCCGGGCGGGTGGGGGACGCGGCGCGAGCTTGAGAACCCCGTCCTGCTGGCGTGGATACGCGAGCGGGCGGCGGAAGTTCGCCTGCTGGCCTCGGTCTGCACGGGCTCTCTCTTGTTGGGGAAGGCCGGGCTGCTGGCCGGTAAGCGCGCCACCACGCACTGGAAGTTGCTGGCCTGGATGGCCGGACTTTTCCCCGAAACCGAAGTCGTGCGTGACCGGCATTTTGTCCGCGACGGCAGCCTCTGGACGTCGGCGGGGATTTCCGCCGGGATCGACATGTCGCTGGCCATCGTAGCCGACCTGCTCGGGGAGCCGCTGGCCCGCGCCACCGCACGGCACATGGAGTACGCCTACCCGGAGAGCGACGCCCGCCGGATCGAGCTGGAATAG